CCAACCCAGTCTCTTACCGTTGGAAAGGGATGGCATAGTGTTGAGGTAGCAAAAACACAAGATCACATATTCATCCTGCCACGGCAGCAGCACAGCGCCCATGACCACACAACAGGGTGTGTTAGCTTCCGAAATCTTTGCTCTGGGGCTCTGCTAATGGGAAGAAACGATTGTCAGCAGAGTACAAATTTTCACAGTCAACATAGCATACACAAAACATCGACACAAAAATTCTACAGGTGGATCTAACAAGGAACTATGTGATTTGGAACATCCAGCCTCATATTTTCCCTTGCAGTTGCAGACCACCACTGCATTGCCATTTAATTTCCCACCATACGTCGGCTCAGACCACTGGAGAACTGGACTTAGAGGTAACAAGGCTATAGACATAGTTCATGCAACTAATTAACTGGATAGAACATAACAATTTGGAGAGGAAATAAAAACATATTGCACCATGTAAAAGACAAACGGACAAGTTGTTTGACAGCTCTCGATATCATTCGATGTTTCCAAACTTAGATCAATGATTCACACGTTTCAGTGGCCTACTTATTGTTTGATATTGAGCTCATGTCTGAAAGGAATAAATGCAGGTAGGCCTAGTACATCCCTGAACAAACACGACAAGATAAACTTTATCAAAAGATTCCCGTGTATCTACAATCTGTCGGATAAAGCATTCTTTTAGTAACAGAGACATTGGTAAATCATAGGAAAGTGACAAGATATATAGTTAGACGTACTGGTCAGATCTTCCAAGAAATAGCTCAAATGGAAATAAAAGCTAAGTACTAAGGAGGTACTGAAAAGTAAAAGCACATGTGAAGAACACAATAAGTGTTCGAATCAGACAAATTAAAAGGACAAGGAGCATAACTTGCTAACTGGATATAATTTGACTGAAATGTGTAAAGTTACAATATGTTGTACATTTTCTCCAAAGAAGACCGGGCTAATATTTCTGAAGTTTTAGATGAAGGAGTATCGGTGCTTATGAGAATGCAGAGAAGTGGTGGCTGAGTAATGAGTGTCATCTTGTTCTGAATATATATTGCCATGAGATTTTTCAGTAATATGAGGGTTGATCTTGCTTTTTGGTTACTGAATACCATTGACTATGTCCAACCTACTCTTAATAGTTAAGCAACTCAACATCTCATTGCACTCTTTTTCCAAAAGTACAAAGCAATAGTTCCACTAATAATTAGTTATCGGCTCATTGCAATTGAATTCAACTTTGATCGAGTAATGTGTGTCTACATTGGTTTGTTAAGTCTTCTTGAAGTTGGAGCATTGATACTTTAGACAAAACACAAATGATGAACAGATGGAGGTAATTTAACTGTCAAGAACTCAAGATGCTGAACATCAGAATATTCTAAGAttaaaagaaaatatgctttaGTTGATTCTCAATTCTGTCATGCTACACGTTTGTGCTCTGAAAACTTATAAATGGTTTATAGTAAATGCATTTGAACTTTGTCATGTTACATGTTTGTGGTCTCAAGAACTGACGAGTGGTTAGTAGGAAATGCAGTTCACACATATATAAATCTACTTTGATTTAAACAAATGATAAACAAATATAATGGGGGAAGCGATGAGAAGGCATTGCCACTAACTACTGCAATGCAATCCATAACTGAAATTTTTTTTTAGGGTCAACGGGGGGAGAGCATCAATAACTGAAAGATGGAGCTATAAAATGTCTCTGAGAGAACAAAATTTAGTAATTAAGATGCTTTACAAATTCAAAGCAAAGTTGAGAAAAAATGAGGTAGTTCAGCTATCATTTCGTGATGAACTCTGCATCCATACTCAGGCATCTGCATCTATCCACGGCGCCTGTGTGATGCAGAGTTCATCCGCAAAATGATGTGCTGGCAGCCTGGCACAGATTTTAATCCCAGTATTAATGCCAATCAACTTTCATCACCAGTTTTGGAAATTACTTTTGCTAAGATAGATGAACATGACAAACTCGGTAGGTATCAAATTGCATTCACAAATCCAACCAGACCCAGTTTAATTTCAGGAAGAACGTGGCCGGAGGCCCTCCTTGACCAGGAAACTCACCTCCCGCCTCCCGGCAAGTCAGCACCGACACATtgctctccagtctccacacCGCGTGATCTCCGAGCGTCAACTCCGTCAAACCCGTGGACTCCGATCACCGTTCGTGCTGCTCCTCCGCCGCTCTGCCGCCGTTTCCCGCTGTCAGACTCGGGGCACCATCAGGCTCTTGGCCGGCGGCGTTCAAGCTGAGCACCTGGTGCCTAACACCGGCGTTGTCGGTTGTCTCCTCCCATCCGTTGCTCGGAGGTGGCCGCAACGCCGGGGACACGGCACGGgtctcgccgtcgcggcggcggcgaggaggattCAGAATCTCAGACGAAGGGACCCCCGACTCTTCTCGTCATATTACCATTTTGCCCACCCTTACAAGTTGGATAACGCGGATGATAATCGCGACGGGACCGCGTCGTGGCTCGTAGCAGCCGTCCGATCAAGTTTAAGCGGCTCAGATCGTTGGGTGATTAAGCACGACACCTTCGCGTACGGGCCACACAAACGCTCCTCTCTGATTACACGAGTCTTCTGTCTTCTCCCCCTCCACCAGTCTCAATCCAATCAAGCGTCTCCTCATCGGCTTCCCTCAAATCGATCCCCATCGCTCCGCTCCATCCCTCCATGGCGACCCTCACCATGCAGCCGATCGGCCCCAGCCCCGCCCCGGCTGCCCAGGAAGACCAGAGGCGAGTGGTTTCCTTCCTTCGCTTGCTTGTTTTGTTTTGCTCTATTGACATCCAATGAACGAGCGATTCGGAGCTTCGTTTTGTGATTTTTGGTGTTCCTGGTCTTATGCAGGAAGGGGGAGAACCCTGCTGCGGATGCTGCCGATTTGAGTGACATCGACTCGGGGTAATTGCTTCCGTGCCCGTTTAACCGCAGTACCTGACTTCCCTAGCGAATTAGCTCATGATTTATTGATGTTGCTATGATTCTGCACAGCTGGGTTGTCCTCAAGAACTCGGATATCGTCTCGGCGgacttggccgccgccgccatcagtGGCGGTCAGCGTTTAGGCTCTTCAGCGATTCCTAGCTGGTACGAGTTGGGACTGTATACATCAAGAAGCGTGTGTTTGGTGGTTTGTTTCGTGTGAATTGTGACCGATTTTCTTCGGTTTTTTTCACCATGTTCGTTCGGCGTTTTGTTCTAACAGGGCACGATGGGTTCTTGGAGGTGTGGTGTACACGGTGGTGCCATTCTACAACAGAGTTAGGCAGCTTGAAGGTACGTAAGATTATAAAAATCATCTACTGGTTATTTTCTGTCTTTGGCTCGTTTATAATATTCTGCTATAAGCAGTGAAGAATAGGTTTTGTAGTTTAAAACATGACTTGAATATAATCGTTTCATGAGTTAGCACTAACTGCTTAGTATTTACAAATCGTTTATCTTGCCAATAACTTTAGAGATTCTGATTGCTATAGCTTGATTATCATGCCAGAAGAGACAGTTGGGTTTGTGGAGAATACTGTGGAGGTTGTGGAGCATGTAGCTGAGGTAACAGAGAAGCTAGCTGCAAATGTGGCTAAGCAACTTCCTAAAGACGGGTCTCTGCAGAAAGCAGTGGAAGAGGTTGAGCACATTGCTGAGGTAGTGGATACTGATGCAGAGAAGGTTGAAGCAGTCACTGAGAAGGTTTGCTTCCGTTTTTTTATATTCTTGTCGATACTCTCATGCTATATGTATTTACATATCACAGCTGCATAAGTAATAAAATACTTGATCATAAGTTTACTCCTGAAGCAAGAAATGACTAGTATTTTAGACTTTTAGTAGTTTCCTTTGGGGAGCGGAAATTTGCGCAAATATCTGTTGTAGTTCTGCAGGACAATTTTTCATATATGCCAAGTAACAATGAGTATCGAGAACTGTTCGAAGCTGTTTCTTCGGAGAGCATAGATTTTCTTAAGCAATTTCAGACCATTTCGTAGCTTATATTGGTCACTGTTTGGCTGAAGGCTTGCTGTGTAGGAATCTAGTTGTTTTCCATATTTCTGGAGCACAGAAATTTTTGACATCTCAACATCTGATTATCTGAAAGATTGCTTGACCGCTTggtgctgcagctgcaggagTAGTAACGCCTCAGACCTTAAGTTTATGACAATTTTTGTAAAGCTACAAGAGAATGCCATAGGTTTGCAAGGCATCTAGAAATAGTTTAGTAGGACTTTATAAAGAGAACTTTGTAGAAGGTTTTTGTGTGCAACATTCGACGGTAACATAAATTTGGAACTACGGAAGATTGGAAGATTTATTAACCAGTTCAATTTGAAAAAGGACTCCTATAATAGATCATGAAATATTTTCTTGTTTTATATGTAAGGTGAAAGTTAACCTGGAATAAAGGTATTAACGTTTTGTGGCTCTCCTTGCCCGTACAGATCGACAAGGTCAGTGATGAGATTGACGCTGCTGTGGAGCCTGTCATCAAGGAGCTTGAAAAGGAACTCGACCAGGGCACAACATCCGACAATGGAGTTAACGCACAGAAGTGATCAGTGGGCTGTTAGGAGTGCTCCTCAATGTACATAGCGTGTGTAatgttgttttttcttctctcctcttttGAAGGACTGCTTGTACATATGCGTGTTGTTGTGTATGAATTTCACCCTGCCATGATCGCATAATAAGGTGTGAAGATTGTGCGCGGGGTGGTCGACTGGTCGTAGATGAAGTGTGGAGAACTGAAAACAGTTCAGacattcgtttcaaaaaaaaaacagttcagACGTGGAACTAGATTAATATTCATGAATTATTTGTACACTATCAAATCATTACATACATAAATGCATATTGGCctcttcgcaaaaaaaaaacatattggCCTGTTCATTAGCCTTCTACTAGGAACCTTCTAATCGTTTAATCTGTTTCACATTTACCCCCTCTGTATGTTACTCTGCTCCTGTAGTATGCAGACCAAGGAAGAAGGATATGAACTCTCATAACCAAAGGCTCAAGCTAACTTTTTTTTAGATGAAGGCTCAAGCTAACTTCTCAACGTTCCATCATGCTAAACCCAGGGCTGCCCAGTCCCTAGTGTCGTGTCACTGAAACGTCCGGCGACACGGGCAGGCACTTGGCGGGGACGCTGGCCGCGAACGTTTTCGGCGTCCGCTTGCCGAGGAGCTGGGATATTTTGCCGTGGCGGATAAAACCcagcgaggccgcccgcgccacGGATATCTTCGCCGCCCGCTGCGTCGCGAGCTCGCCATGGCTCTCCCCctcgcccgcctcctcctccccgcgctcCCGGCATGCCAGTGCCAGCCACCGCTCCGCCTGCGCTTCCCCGAGCGCCACGTCGCTCCTGCCGCCGCACGTTcccgcggccaccgcggcgcCTTCGCTGCCCGTGCGGCCGCTAGTGCCCCTGCGGCCCCGGCCCCCGcggcgccggaggcggaggagcaagTGGGGCCAAGGACACGGCTCGTCGCGCAGAACATCCCGTGGGACTACACGGGCGACGACATGCGCGCGCTCTTCGAGAAGCACGGCTCCGTCGTCGGCGTGGAGGTAGGCATCTGCTTCAGTCCCCTCCCTCTCTTACCTATTCGAAGTTTTTGCTTCTTGATACAGCTCTGTAATAGTAGTAGCAGTAATCCTGTTAGACGGTGGATGCTGTCGAAAGCAGTGGCTGTCGGATTGAAGTATTAGTACTGTTGGAGTAGTTTGCAGTTGCTCAACTTATGTAGAGACAGAAAGACGACATGGCTTGAAGAAGAAACTGAAATGCATTTGGTGTGTAATGGGCCTCACGATCCATTTTTGCTGTGCTCAAGTAGGTGCAATACAATAGTTGCAAGGCTTTGAATCTGAAGGAAAGCTCATTCTATGCTTGTGCGAATCTGGCTGCAAAGTACAAACATGACGGCTAATTTAGAATTCTGCTACTAAAATGGGGACATGAGGAGGTTAGTGGAAGCAATATTCAGAGTTATTGTCAGGTTGTTGCAAACTCCGTCGGTATGCGCAGAGCTTAATTACTTGCAAGGTGCCCCTCCCTTTATTAACTTTGGAGCTAGTtatattttgttaaaaaaatatttgggtTAGTCTTATATGATTTCAAAGTCTTGTATTTGGATCCTTGAATAATGGTTTAGTGCTACCATATTACTTTCTACTGCTCATGGAACAATGACTTAACTACTTACGAGAAAGTATTCTTGTTTTCATGGCCGGCCGCTCATTAATCCATTTCACAATGGGTGTTTGCTAAAATTACTCAGCTCTATACAAAGACAGCCATGACCAAGTTAGTGATTATTTTTCTTACTTGATTTCCTAGCTTTCAATGTACAATGCCAGTAAAAACAGAGGGTTGGCGTTTGTAACCATGGGTTCAGAAGAGGAGGCTCTTGCAGCTCTCAACAATCTCAATTCAACTGTAAGTTTAAGTATCGCATAAAGTATAGCTCACTCTCAGACTCACCCTGCTTACTTACATCATTGTTTGTTTCCCTCCATCCTCATTTTGATGTAGACTTTAGATGATAGAAAGATCAAGGTGGACTTTGCGAGACCTAGAAAGAAGCAACCTAAGCAAGTTAAGCAACCTGTTGTGGTATCAGATAGCACGGAAAAGTATATTCTGTTTGTCGGAAATTTGACATGGAGAGTCAGAAATCGTCACCTTCGCGAACTATTTGCCTCGGCCCCAGGTGTCCTATCAGCTGAAGTTATCTTTCATACCACTACGCCAAGGCGATCTGCTGGTTAtgcatttgtttctttttcttcaaaagaGGCTGCAGAGGCTGCCATATCTTCTTTAAATGGACAGGTAAATATTCATGGATTGTACCATGTACACGTATGTACTAGTTTGTTTGTTATTAAAATTCTACTCCATAGCAGCGATTAATTTGACCTATGATTATTATTGCAGAAATTGATGGGACGACCCATTAATGTGATGTTCAAAGAAGAAAGTGCTAAAAAGAATGAATCTTCTGTCCCAAAGGaagaggaggccgaggaggaaTCATCTGAGCAGAGTGATAGCTAAACACTAACTTTTCAGAGAATCAAGAAAAGTGAAATGAATTGATCTGTGGTTACATATATTCTGACCCATGGACATGGTATTTCTTTTTCAGCAGTAGTTAtatcttttgttttatttatctCTATTTATTCCATGTACATATTGGTTTACCAAGATTGGAAGTTGTTTTCCATGTGAGAAATGAAACAGCCTCCTTAACATGTTATTGTTGATTACATGTCTGTTTATTTATGCCGAACCTACAACTATTTGCCCACTACTGGTTATTCTTTCATGATATAACCTAGCAGAATCATGACATAAATCGTTGTACTGCCCCTTCTGACTGTGATCTTTGCATCTTTGCAAGTGTTAATGCCAGTAGAATTTTCTTACTTCTCAAGGTAGTATGTATGTAGTTGTGGCATCACTACGGTTGTTTGTTTTTATGACTGGATGTGGAGGTGATGACTGCATCAATTTATATACACATTTATATTGGCTTGTTAGCCAGCGCTACATGGGTGACACTTCTTTCTCGTAAGGATGCCATATTGCCGCTCCGTTTTGCTGATTCAGGACTCATGAATTGTGAAATACTCCCAATGTTTcattaacttttctaaatacatagatatctaaaaaaactaaaacgatctacattttggaacggatgaAGTACGTGCTGTGTAAGTTCTCCAGTTGATATCTGTGACATTTGGAGGTCAAGAATGCTGGGAGCGCGTAAATATCATATCTGTGGTCTCTGTAAGCTATCGGTAGTAGTTAACTGCAAACTAAACATGAGCGTGAAGGAGCTCTCACGCAAACGGCTGACGTACTTGACCGTGGTTTTTGTCTGTGATGAAATACTATTTGGAACCACGTAACCAGATAGAAATTTGGCCGGTCAGAAATGCTGTTCTCAAGTTGAACCTGCTATCTTCCAGGTTAGGCTTTATTCGGTTAATCCCCTTCCCCAGGGGATTGAGGGGGGATTGGGGAGAATTGAGGAGGATTTTGACGTGCACGGGATTTATCTCTTCCAATCCTCTTCAATTCTTTTTCAAACCGAACAAGTTCTTAATGGGATTTGAAGATTTGGGGATTAAGTTCATGATTTAGGCATTCAGATTGAGATCAAATAGATCTCAACTTATTAAGGTCTATATTGCTGGCGGCTTCAAgaagttattttttatttctatacAGTAgtatgaaaagaaaaatatttggataatctttccttaaaaaatatttgaataatTCTAAAAATGCATTTAAATAATTAAGAATTGGACCAAGCCTTACACTAGGAAAGTGTCCATTTAACCCCAAACTATCAACAAAGTTTAATTTAACGCACGCAGCTGGCATGCTGTCACATAGCCATATTGGATAGCTAGAGTGGCGCCATGAGGTTAAAACTATATAAAACCATCTAAATAGAAAATTTGAACGGTTTTAAAAGGTTGGAGGCGTAAAAATCTGGTAATCAATTAGAGATGAGAAATGGGACTTCTTCGACTTTTTTCCCATATAAAAAACCTCACTATCTTGTTCTTGTGCCCCACCCTGTTCTGATGTTCTCTGGTTTGGGACCACCCCGTTCTTGGGTCCACTTCACAGAGCACGCAGGGGGACGGGGCGCGCAGGCCGGATGGTCGCACGGGCACGGTCATACTtcccgtctctctctctctctctctctctctctctctctctctctctctctctcgggcCGACGATAGGtcgagcggcgccgccgcccttggctagttcttccttcttcgTCGGGCTGCTCGCGGGCGACGAGCCGGCAGGTATGCAGGCACATCTCCTTCCCTTCCAACTGTGTTAAATCTAATACCCAAAACCCTAATGTATGCTATTTCTATTTGTATTCGAATCTGACCATGAATCTCGATTTTTTTCGCAAAACATTATCGGGTACCAGGTCGGCAGGTCACACCTGGATTCAATTAAAAGATGAGGAAGCTCAAGTTCCACGAGCAGAAGCTACTCAAGAAGACAAATTTCTTGGAGTACAAGAGGGAGGGAGGCCACCGGGAGGCCCTCGTGACGCAGCGCTACCGCCTTGTCGAGAGGGACGATTACAAGAAGTAAGCTTGTATTCTAATTTCTATCCCAACCCTCCCATGCTTTTCCTGTTAAATCAGTTTTGCTATTTGTGCTGAATCAGTTGGAGGATTGCGCTATGTTGATCTTGAATCGAAGTGTTTGATGAAAAATACACTGACAAATTGTGATTGTTGTGCTGACAGGTACAATGGCATATGCTTAATGGTGCAAAAGCTCGTTAACATCATAAAGCAGATGGACCCAAGAGATCCTTTCAGAATAGAAATGACAGACATGCTGCTCGATAAACTGTAAGTTATTGTCAGTCCACTTTTCTCCATTTGGTTGTGAGATGATATATCCATGCTTTTGTGAATTTTGAGCTGGACCATACAAATTACTGCCTTTAGCTGGGTATGGATTGTAGATTTCTTGTAGAATTACAAGGACGTTCACCTGTATGTAGTTTGTCAACGAAGGGCAGCACGCTATGTAGGACAACTAGACCATTGTTTCATTCACTACTTCAGTCATATGGAGAAGATTAAATCGATGCATTGTCAATGTGTTGAGCTACCAGTGTATGAATACTGAATTTGCTGCAGTGTAAGTATAGCAAAACTTGCTTGGATAACCCTCTCTGAGATTGTGAGGTCTTCAGAGCATAAGGGCACCAAGGGAAAGTACTATTATCTCTGCCTATGATTGAACTCTCAACTTCTTGCATCTGCCATGGAGGTAATAGGCACAACCTATCATCTGTACTAGTGTTTTTTCCCTTGAGCATGACAATGGATATCTTTTGTTAGAAACCGTTATATCTCACTCCCAGGCTACCAGGCATGGATATCACTAAACTTGCTATGATACTATTTTTGGTTGAGCGTGTTTGTCGCTGATATCTCAACCTATTTCATTTGTGAAATCATGTAATGTTTGTCCGATTTGCCCATATCCTTATTTGTGTAGTAGTCTGATGGTTTGTCTTAAATTTCAGATATAATATGGGTGTAATTCCAACAAAAAAGAGCCTGTTAAAATGCGAGAATCTTTCAGCTAGTGCCTTCTGCAGGTATCTCTTTCACATGTGGCAATCATTTTCCGTTCAATCAGTGGGAGCTTTTCTGAAAGTTGTGTTTTGGTCAGCCATCCAATTTCACTTCAAGTTTTTTTATGGTTTGATTAAGGCCTATGTGTTTCAAAGTATGCCATGCAATTTTGGCTAACCACTTAGAGAACAATATTACACTGAATGGGAAACAGCATGGTATACTGCCTTCCACTTACCTTATTTCTTTGCTAAATCACTGTAGACGGAGACTGGCAACAGTTATGGTGAAGCTCAAGTTTGCAGAGCACCTTAAAGAGGCGGTAACATACATCGAGCAGGGGCATGTGCGTGTAGGTCCAGAGACAGTTACCGATCCAGCCTTCCTTGTGACCAGAAACATGGAGGACTTCATCACCTGGGTGGATTCCTCAAAGATCAAGAGGAAGGTCATGGAGTACAATGACGCATTGGATGATTATGATGCCATGTTTTGAGAGAATCATTCCACGGAAATTTCTTGTCCATCATTGTAATCTTGGCTACGCACATGTGGCATTTCCAGAACAAAAATCCGGATATTGTCTGTTGCAGGCTGCTTGCATTTGCATTGCAGACGTGATACAGTCTTGTAGCTGGTTGCTGACGCATTATGTCTGATGATGTAGCGTGcgattgtctttttttttttattaaagGGAGAGTTTTGTGCTACTGCTACGTTGTGCCTTCACGATGTTCATTCTGCAGTGCATTTGTGGTTGACTGCGTTGTTATACCCTGCCCCATTCAGCACAATTTCAGTTGGAAGTCGGAGTGCTCTAAAGTCCATGTGGATGTCGTTGAGGCACGAATTGGATGCCAATTGCAGATGAAACTTAAACAAAAACTCGCCACAGAGATCTCTCGGCTATGTTGATGGGGATTTGAGGTTAGGGATTTAGAGGGAGGGCCGGGAGAGGGAAAGTTGGCCCACGTGGCAGAGGAGACTAGTCTGGTGGAAGGTGACCGATTGGAAGGGTCAAGACGGAGACAACTTTTCCAAATGGTTTAGCAGCATGGTGGGGCAGGAGTGCTAGCAGATTTGGCACTTGGCACTTTGGCAGTAGAGACATCGGAGATAAGAggagggttttctttttttaggcTAGGTTGGCAGCGAGGGTAGAAAAAACCAGGGAAGAATTCCCACGTTAGGGATTTTGATGGCAAATCAACTTCCCGGTGGGGATTTCTGATTTCCCGGGAGGATCTCCCTGCTGGTGTTTGGAAACCTTGGAGGACTTACCCGATCAGGCGGGACGGAGGCGTGGCAGGTCGTCGGCGCCAAGCAGGCGGGAGGGTGATGGCGGAGGAGCGAGCGACTGCGGCGGTGGCGTTCGACGGGGGAGACGGACGagtcggcggcgacggaggagctgggggaggaggagacAAGGGGGGCGGCGGTGCCTTTCTGGCGGAGGGGGAGACGGGCGAGACAAGGATGGGGACGGGCGTTCGATGCCTGAAGGCCGGGAGGTATTCCACGCGGAATATTGGGCTGAGACGGGCCGGACTCCCCCGCCTAGCAGGCTTCCAAATGCACTGGTAAATTAGCCCGTGGAAACTTTCCGCATGGACTTCCTCCGCGGGAAATAGGCCGGGAACTTGGTGGGGAAATGGATTGCTAAATAAGCTCTTGGAGGGTACGGGGTTAATGGGAACTGGGAAGCTTGCTCGCGACTTTGGCGTCAGGAGGAAGACCGAGGATGATctgagaaagaaggaagaagcaaAATAGCCCGAGTGTGGGTTGGACGGGTCAATAAGGAAATCCAGATATTTGTCTGCCTTCAATTCTATGCTTATCTGAGTTGACAAATCGCATTCATTCTTTAGAATCCGGCAGCTGTGCTCATCATTCATGTGATGCCGATATTTCGGTTGATCTGACGTGACAGACTTAGTACAGCCTACGTACGGCACTCGTATGCTCATCCTATCGAAATCTCAAATGGCCTCAACAAAAAAAGAATCGAATGCTCGAACGAACAAACCCACATAAAAGCGAAACGGAAACGCTAGGTCCCGTTTGGAGCCGGCACCAAAAAATTAATCCCTATCACATTAAATACttaatattaattagaagtattaaatatatattaattataaaatcaattgtataaatgaaggctaattcgtgagacaaatctattaaaccaattagttcatgattagcacatattacTGTAGCGTCGTATGGGCTAATCatgtattaattaggcttaatagatttgtttcGTGAATTAACTACGAtttatataattagttttataattagctcacatTTAGTCATTTTAATTGATATCAAATCTCCAATGTGACCCGTTAGAAAGTAGTTCACGGAGTGTGAGACGCGTTACGGCAGTTGACAAAATGCTCACCCAGAGATTCCTCCGCCGGTGTTCGTTTTCAACCGCCCCTATCGACGTGATTCCGTACTAATTTGTTCACTCGCGAACAAAGCGAGCGCCACTGTACGTAAAAACACTACCTGGACGTGCCGTCCAAAGCACAGCAACGAGCCAACGACGTCGTCTTAAAGAGCGAGGACGCCGAGGAGCAGCGGCGACCGTCGGGGCCGCGCCGGCCGAAAGCTCGGGCGAGCTCGCAGAAAAGAGACCAGCGGTGACGTCCGGCTCCCCTCGGCGCTCGGCAGACGCAAGCACGCGATACGCCACGCCACGGAGGAGGGAGACGGGGAGCTGGGCCTGATCGAATCCGGGGTCCTTTCGTGCCAGGCCGAACAAGCAACACACAGGATTCACACGAAAGACCCTCTCCTGTCTCCTCCTTGGCGAGTCGGTTGCTCCGCGCCCACGGTTTCAGTTCCTTCCTCGAGGAAGCCTCCGTTCCGTGCGCCACGCTCGAAGCAACCGCTCTCCCCCGTCCCCCCTGAACCTCACCAAACACCCACCCCCAGACCTCCTCCAACCGATGGAGGTGgacccggcggccgcggcggacgaGAGGGGGAAGAAGGGCGCgcccggcggaggcggaggcggcggggggctGGAGTGGGAGCTGGAGAGGCAGTACGACTTCGAGCGGGAGATGATGCtgat
The genomic region above belongs to Setaria italica strain Yugu1 chromosome VI, Setaria_italica_v2.0, whole genome shotgun sequence and contains:
- the LOC101752899 gene encoding uncharacterized protein LOC101752899, which gives rise to MATLTMQPIGPSPAPAAQEDQRKGENPAADAADLSDIDSGWVVLKNSDIVSADLAAAAISGGQRLGSSAIPSWARWVLGGVVYTVVPFYNRVRQLEEETVGFVENTVEVVEHVAEVTEKLAANVAKQLPKDGSLQKAVEEVEHIAEVVDTDAEKVEAVTEKIDKVSDEIDAAVEPVIKELEKELDQGTTSDNGVNAQK
- the LOC101753307 gene encoding RNA-binding protein CP33, chloroplastic; the protein is MALPLARLLLPALPACQCQPPLRLRFPERHVAPAAARSRGHRGAFAARAAASAPAAPAPAAPEAEEQVGPRTRLVAQNIPWDYTGDDMRALFEKHGSVVGVELSMYNASKNRGLAFVTMGSEEEALAALNNLNSTTLDDRKIKVDFARPRKKQPKQVKQPVVVSDSTEKYILFVGNLTWRVRNRHLRELFASAPGVLSAEVIFHTTTPRRSAGYAFVSFSSKEAAEAAISSLNGQKLMGRPINVMFKEESAKKNESSVPKEEEAEEESSEQSDS
- the LOC101754123 gene encoding U3 small nucleolar ribonucleoprotein protein IMP3: MRKLKFHEQKLLKKTNFLEYKREGGHREALVTQRYRLVERDDYKKYNGICLMVQKLVNIIKQMDPRDPFRIEMTDMLLDKLYNMGVIPTKKSLLKCENLSASAFCRRRLATVMVKLKFAEHLKEAVTYIEQGHVRVGPETVTDPAFLVTRNMEDFITWVDSSKIKRKVMEYNDALDDYDAMF